The Triticum aestivum cultivar Chinese Spring chromosome 3A, IWGSC CS RefSeq v2.1, whole genome shotgun sequence genome includes a region encoding these proteins:
- the LOC123063328 gene encoding uncharacterized protein isoform X1 → MGREKLHEQPSGRLIESLKMERVRTILTHGYPYRHEHSTHFIIRKTIKPNYSNFSRWYIAWIFLAALYHLPSFQSMGLDLMMNHSLLLAIYVSSLVFFIIFRVIFLGLWYLGLVSRIAEKQQVMLTIIQNCAVISTACCVFYSHCGSRTLSRDKSIDRRTANWVAFSLWRKQNEDNTLISKLLRMHKFNDQICPSWFAPVRSASDYPPSVRACISLLFIYCSIFILVCLLQLASNGSEHSNIISPVYSFWAIFIGLCMANYVVEWSTGWALTHPLPISEYENLKKLLKSDFEDTVRQYSATSTDLLKTVFNLMISVTLFVGRFDMRMMQAAMNKGPDESKSGDLLYDHLDGKDELSFDIIAYAGDCGNSTYAIAPLLAQRSLVVKSDDSRLIFPGGELLLIGGNLVYPNPCSFTYEQHCFCPFEYALQPPAWYTPEHITLENPELPLGVSELRQYSRPQCFMIPGNHGKYYLPMICTVLCVL, encoded by the exons ATGGGAAGAGAAAAGCTCCATGAGCAGCCCTCCGGTCGTCTGATTGAATCCCTTAAAATGGAGAGGGTTAGGACCATTCTGACTCATGGATACCCATACCGACATGAGCACTCGACACATTTCATCATTAGGAAGACTATCAAGCCAAACTATTCAAACTTTAGTCGTTG GTACATTGCATGGATATTCTTGGCAGCATTATACCATCTCCCTAGTTTTCAGTCAATGGGGTTGGATTTGATGATGAATCATTCCCTGCTCCTCGCTATTTATGTTTCCTCTCTAGTTTTCTTTATCATCTTCCGCGTCATATTTCTTGGACTCTGGTATTTGGGTCTTGTTTCTCGCATAGCAGAGAAACAGCAAGTGATGCTTACTATAATCCAAAATTGTGCA GTGATAAGTACAGCTTGCTGCGTGTTCTACAGTCACTGTGGTAGCAGAACTCTTTCGAGGGACAAATCCATTGATCGTAGAACTGCTAACTGGGTTGCATTTTCTCTGTGGAGAAAGCAAAATGAGGACAATACACTGATTTCAAAGCTATTGCGTATGCATAAGTTTAATGACCAGATTTGCCCATCCTGGTTTGCTCCGGTTCGCTCTGCCAGTGATTACCCACCTTCTGTTCGTGCTTGCATATCTCTTCTGTTTATTTACTGTTCTATTTTTATCTTGGTATGTTTGCTCCAATTAGCTTCCAATGGATCCGAACACTCCAACATCATTTCACCTGTCTACTCTTTCTGGGCTATATTCATTGGACTTTGCATGGCTAATTATGTCGTGGAGTGGTCAACTGG ATGGGCTCTAACTCATCCTTTACCAATTTCGGAGTATGAGAATCTGAAGAAACTGTTGAAATCTGATTTTGAGGACACGGTTCGTCAGTATTCTGC GACCTCAACAGATTTGCTTAAAACTGTTTTCAACCTCATGATATCAGTCACACTTTTTGTTGGTCGATTTGACATGCGTATGATGCAG GCTGCTATGAACAAAGGTCCAGACGAATCTAAGAGCGGCGACCTTTTATACGATCATCTTGATGGAAAAGACGAACTTTCATTTGACATCATTGCATATGCCGGCGATTGTGGCAACTCTACATATGCCATAGCACCCTTACTTGCTCAACGTTCTTTAGTCGTAAAATCTGATGATTCCAGGCTTATATTTCCCGGTGGAGAACTACTACTTATTGGTGGAAACCTCGT ATATCCAAATCCATGCTCATTTACATATGAGCAGCATTGTTTCTGCCCTTTTGAGTATGCTCTCCAGCCTCCTGCTTGGTATACGCCTGAACACATAACATTGGAAAACCCTGAACTTCCTCTTGGAGTTTCTGAGCTCAGGCAGTATAGCCGGCCACAATGTTTTATGATTCCTGGCAACCACGGTAAATATTACCTACCTATGATCTGCACTGTACTTTGTGTTTTATGA
- the LOC123063328 gene encoding uncharacterized protein isoform X2, with protein sequence MGREKLHEQPSGRLIESLKMERVRTILTHGYPYRHEHSTHFIIRKTIKPNYSNFSRWYIAWIFLAALYHLPSFQSMGLDLMMNHSLLLAIYVSSLVFFIIFRVIFLGLWYLGLVSRIAEKQQVMLTIIQNCAVISTACCVFYSHCGSRTLSRDKSIDRRTANWVAFSLWRKQNEDNTLISKLLRMHKFNDQICPSWFAPVRSASDYPPSVRACISLLFIYCSIFILVCLLQLASNGSEHSNIISPVYSFWAIFIGLCMANYVVEWSTGWALTHPLPISEYENLKKLLKSDFEDTVRQYSATSTDLLKTVFNLMISVTLFVGRFDMRMMQAAMNKGPDESKSGDLLYDHLDGKDELSFDIIAYAGDCGNSTYAIAPLLAQRSLVVKSDDSRLIFPGGELLLIGGNLVYPNPCSFTYEQHCFCPFEYALQPPAWYTPEHITLENPELPLGVSELRQYSRPQCFMIPGNHEM encoded by the exons ATGGGAAGAGAAAAGCTCCATGAGCAGCCCTCCGGTCGTCTGATTGAATCCCTTAAAATGGAGAGGGTTAGGACCATTCTGACTCATGGATACCCATACCGACATGAGCACTCGACACATTTCATCATTAGGAAGACTATCAAGCCAAACTATTCAAACTTTAGTCGTTG GTACATTGCATGGATATTCTTGGCAGCATTATACCATCTCCCTAGTTTTCAGTCAATGGGGTTGGATTTGATGATGAATCATTCCCTGCTCCTCGCTATTTATGTTTCCTCTCTAGTTTTCTTTATCATCTTCCGCGTCATATTTCTTGGACTCTGGTATTTGGGTCTTGTTTCTCGCATAGCAGAGAAACAGCAAGTGATGCTTACTATAATCCAAAATTGTGCA GTGATAAGTACAGCTTGCTGCGTGTTCTACAGTCACTGTGGTAGCAGAACTCTTTCGAGGGACAAATCCATTGATCGTAGAACTGCTAACTGGGTTGCATTTTCTCTGTGGAGAAAGCAAAATGAGGACAATACACTGATTTCAAAGCTATTGCGTATGCATAAGTTTAATGACCAGATTTGCCCATCCTGGTTTGCTCCGGTTCGCTCTGCCAGTGATTACCCACCTTCTGTTCGTGCTTGCATATCTCTTCTGTTTATTTACTGTTCTATTTTTATCTTGGTATGTTTGCTCCAATTAGCTTCCAATGGATCCGAACACTCCAACATCATTTCACCTGTCTACTCTTTCTGGGCTATATTCATTGGACTTTGCATGGCTAATTATGTCGTGGAGTGGTCAACTGG ATGGGCTCTAACTCATCCTTTACCAATTTCGGAGTATGAGAATCTGAAGAAACTGTTGAAATCTGATTTTGAGGACACGGTTCGTCAGTATTCTGC GACCTCAACAGATTTGCTTAAAACTGTTTTCAACCTCATGATATCAGTCACACTTTTTGTTGGTCGATTTGACATGCGTATGATGCAG GCTGCTATGAACAAAGGTCCAGACGAATCTAAGAGCGGCGACCTTTTATACGATCATCTTGATGGAAAAGACGAACTTTCATTTGACATCATTGCATATGCCGGCGATTGTGGCAACTCTACATATGCCATAGCACCCTTACTTGCTCAACGTTCTTTAGTCGTAAAATCTGATGATTCCAGGCTTATATTTCCCGGTGGAGAACTACTACTTATTGGTGGAAACCTCGT ATATCCAAATCCATGCTCATTTACATATGAGCAGCATTGTTTCTGCCCTTTTGAGTATGCTCTCCAGCCTCCTGCTTGGTATACGCCTGAACACATAACATTGGAAAACCCTGAACTTCCTCTTGGAGTTTCTGAGCTCAGGCAGTATAGCCGGCCACAATGTTTTATGATTCCTGGCAACCACG AAATGTGA